The Flammeovirgaceae bacterium genome contains a region encoding:
- the purB gene encoding adenylosuccinate lyase, producing the protein MQLTPLTAISPVDGRYFATTQTLAPYFSEYGLMRYRVQVEVEYFIALTYTLPQLAGVPKTAEDTLRNLYRNFSEADAHAIKEIEKTTNHDVKAVEYFLKKKLEEMGLGKHKEFIHFGLTSQDINNTAIPLSLKAFLENEYLPAIQKLMSDFTVLSVQWKDVPMLARTHGQPASPTRLGKELYVFIERVNRQLDLLKTIPHSAKFGGATGNFNAHHAAYPDINWGHFANTFISNQLGLVRSEPTTQIEHYDNLAALCDTLKRINTILIDFCRDVWQYISMEYFLQKINKEEVGSSAMPHKVNPIDFENAEGNLGFANAMFEHLSAKLPISRLQRDLTDSTVLRNLGVPLAHTWLAVASVHRGLAKLELNRDTINNDLEKNWVVVAEAIQTILRKEGYPNPYEALKELTRNHTRPGRAEFENFINNLQVDEKLKQRLKAITPFTYTGV; encoded by the coding sequence GTGCAGCTAACACCCCTTACCGCCATCTCACCGGTTGACGGCCGGTATTTTGCCACTACCCAAACCCTTGCGCCTTACTTCAGTGAATACGGCCTGATGCGCTACCGCGTTCAGGTTGAGGTTGAGTACTTTATTGCCCTTACCTATACCCTGCCCCAACTTGCCGGTGTTCCCAAAACCGCTGAAGATACCCTGCGTAACCTGTACCGGAATTTCTCGGAAGCCGATGCACACGCCATAAAGGAAATTGAGAAAACAACGAATCACGATGTGAAGGCGGTTGAATATTTTCTGAAAAAGAAACTCGAAGAAATGGGCCTCGGCAAGCACAAGGAGTTTATTCACTTTGGCCTCACCTCGCAGGATATCAACAACACAGCTATACCGCTATCGCTGAAAGCGTTTTTGGAGAACGAATACCTGCCCGCTATTCAAAAATTAATGAGCGACTTCACCGTTCTATCGGTGCAGTGGAAAGATGTGCCCATGCTGGCCCGTACCCACGGCCAGCCCGCTTCGCCTACGCGACTGGGAAAAGAGTTGTATGTATTTATTGAACGCGTAAACCGCCAGCTCGATTTACTCAAAACCATTCCTCACTCGGCCAAATTTGGCGGTGCCACCGGCAACTTTAACGCCCACCATGCCGCCTACCCCGATATTAACTGGGGGCATTTTGCCAACACGTTTATTTCGAACCAACTGGGCCTTGTGCGCAGCGAGCCCACCACTCAAATTGAACATTACGATAACCTGGCTGCCCTGTGCGATACCCTGAAACGGATAAACACCATACTGATTGATTTTTGCCGCGATGTGTGGCAGTACATTTCGATGGAGTACTTCCTGCAGAAAATCAATAAAGAGGAAGTGGGCTCTTCGGCCATGCCGCACAAGGTAAACCCCATTGACTTTGAAAATGCCGAGGGCAACCTGGGCTTTGCCAACGCCATGTTCGAACACCTTTCGGCCAAACTGCCCATCTCGCGCCTGCAGCGCGACCTGACCGACAGCACTGTGTTACGCAACCTGGGTGTACCCCTGGCCCACACGTGGCTGGCTGTTGCCTCGGTACACCGCGGCCTGGCAAAGCTGGAATTGAACCGGGATACCATTAACAACGATTTGGAAAAAAACTGGGTGGTAGTAGCCGAGGCCATTCAAACTATATTGCGCAAAGAAGGCTACCCCAACCCGTACGAGGCGCTGAAAGAACTTACGCGCAACCACACCCGACCCGGGCGGGCTGAATTTGAAAATTTCATCAACAACCTGCAGGTTGATGAAAAATTAAAGCAACGCCTGAAGGCCATTACACCATTTACGTACACAGGTGTTTAA